One Gossypium hirsutum isolate 1008001.06 chromosome A08, Gossypium_hirsutum_v2.1, whole genome shotgun sequence genomic window, gttgaaatcattgtgtgagatgtgttcagttaatcaaatggaatagttggttcaaagcttagtctaccatacaatttcgattaactttaacatgttttcactaagtgaaggttcaatcgtaagacacctttatttatgcaaattgatttccaagaatatcaaaatctaaatattttgaaaatggggggagattgttggaatattttcaaatatttatagtatcccaataactataaatgaatgggtgtaattaatcaaaagataaaacttttggtcattggtcaaaagttatatcatttgatttttttttaaaaaaagaattataactattcaaaaaatattatttgaatagttacaaaattaaatgaataattattattatttatttattcataaagacacctattgaaagatgtctctatgaagagacatgaaaattcctataaataggaatgggatttcatttggaaatcatatcaacaaattctaatattatttcttctcttccttcattttctaatattattagattattctataaagtattgctgcagaaatcctttgtagaaattgagtttttgttatacattactcagtgcatagtggactattctcgtcagtgcaaaacgcaaatagtcattggcttcattgtatcctcgaggttaatttgcttggaactcgtttgcacactgaagataagtgggggcggatataaccttaaagatagtggcttgatacacgccttggagcctgtcctatttcttctttttcttttcgagttccgatcgtgtgttcgagttttttccttatcggagttttgtactaacaataTTATATCATCTTTGCTACAACAATAGTTCCTACCATGACTTGCTATTATCTCTTTAATGCAACTGTTTCCCACCACTGCCGCCTGCTCTTACGacaaacaaaatacaaaataaaataaaaataaaacagctATCAAAAGGTCTTGCCAATTGAACTTTGCCAACTTATGTCCTATAATCTCCATAATTGAGActcccccttctttttttttttttttttgatgtgATTCCACTAGTTTAGACAAGATCTTCCTCTTTTGCATGGTCTTCGTTCTGGAAATAGTATCTATGGAATTCAATATTATTCAAACGCCAGCCTTTGGGTGTCAACTAAAGAAGCATATTGCCCCTTCCTAGCAAGCAATTCCAAATGGGACCCAAGTTCTGCTATCTGGCCATTTGAGCAAAGAGCAATTTGATGGGCATTCTGAACTGTGCTTAATCTATGAGCAATCACTAATGTTGTTCTGCCTTCCATTAGATGATTCAAAGCATCCTGTACCAGGCGCTCACTAACGGCATCCAAAGCACTTGTTGCCTGCaacaataaaatattgaaatggcatgCATTTATTTTATGCTTGCTAAATGGAAATCGAGTTCCATAATAtgtcaaaaataaattaagaaagcCTTCACTAAGAGACATACAGGCCTGGCATAGCAGTAATGCTTTAGTTTCATGTCTTCTGTCACGGTGAGAATGACCAGCATGGCAAGAATGTACAAATGCACAAGGCAAATGAAAATATTACCTCATCGAGGATCAGGATTGGAGCATTCTTGAGAAGAGCTCTCGCTATTGCAATTCTCTGAAGACGAAAAAATAAGAATGATCAGTGCTTTCACCCTGTCCTCTCATTCATGCATACAACCACACATGTAAATAATCTTAAGCATGGACTAGCACCATGCATGTCTAGATAACCTCTTAGTACAGTACCTGCCTCTGTCCTCCACTCAGCAAGCCTCCACGCTCACCAACCAGTGTGTCATAGCCCTTTCAATCAACAAAActtagaagaaaataaaattgctTGCAAAATAAGAGAACAGCTGCATAGATTGAATCAACGAACCTGTGGAAGAGAAATTATAAATTCGTGAGCATTTGCAGCTTTGGCAGCCTTAATAATGTCGTTCTTGGATACAATATCGTCTGGAAGCCCATATGCAATATTTTCTCCAACAGAGACAGAAAAGAGAACAGGTTCCTGTGTCATTTTATCCGTATTAACATTGAGAAATGCCACAATAAAATGTCTCATAAAGAAATTCCTTAAGGATAATCAGCACAACTTGTTTACAGTTATATAAGTTTTATATTACATCCAAGCTTAATCCACCAAACCCAACCTATTCCTTAACCTAAAAAGCCTGCTACGGTAATCCAGCAAGAAAATGCTATGAATCAAGTGCACCTAATTAACAACAAAATTCAGCAGAGGTAAAACATTAATGATGCTAGTTTTGAATAAGATGCTTCTGTAAACTTTTGCATCTAAAGAAACGCACCATTGCATTAaacatatcatatatgtatatataatcatGGGTAGCAGCCTGGACTAAATTGTCTATTCTGATTGGTATAAACTTGTCATATTTCCTTTCAGTAAACTGAATCGGAAACAGTCATAATACTAAACATACAATTCAAAGCTTTGCTTTCTAACCAGAAAAGGAATTATTCTATGAACAAGTTGAATGGTCAGCCTATACAGCAAGTAGAACAGGTCAATTGATTAATCATGCAGAGGTTCAGAAGGCGGGAATGTTTTACTCCAGGAGAACCATGCTTTCATATGTAAGcactaaataattatttattccCAAATAGTTAAATTATACTTGATTCACTATTGAAACAACTCGGGCCCATTCACTCTTGTCAGATGTCCGAACATCCTCTCCAGAAACAGTTATACGACCTCTGGTTGGCTGCAagaacaaaatgtaaatttgtttgCAATAATATGTTAGATCACACTATGCTTTGACAAGAGAACGAGAAACCAACAAGTACAATTGCTTGCAAACCTCATAAAAGCGTGCCAATAGTTGTACTATTGTGCTTTTGCCAGAACCACTTGAACCCACTAGGGCAGTCACAGTTCCACATTTTAGAGTCAAATTAAGACCATTAAGAATTTCCACATCGGGCCTTAAAGGATAAGAAAAGTGTACATCTGCAGCACAAGCAGGTACATTAGTTTGTGCAGTATGATATGCATGTATCTTTGATCACTGTTCCAAGATTATATTTATCTGCAGTGATTTGGACAAGCTtaacagtttcgataaaatttgTTGCAAAAGAGAAATTATGGTCACATGTATGATACTTCCTCATTTTAcctaaaaaatttagaaatagaatTTTATCATGTGGAAGGCAAATAGCTTAAGCTTAAGGCTAATAAGAAGAAACAATTCCTTCAAAAATACAAGAGTGCCTTGAAATTAAGCAGTTCGAAGTCAATATACCTTCCAGAGCAACATCGCCTGACCAAGCTAATCTTCCCACATCACTTGTTGATTTCAGTGCTGACATGTAATGTGAATCTAATTGTTGGCTTTTCCCAAAAGCACCATTGGAGATGAATAATTGgatattttcatcatcttctttcttCTGGATATCTTTTTCCAGACCATAAGCAAGTGCTGCATCTATTTCTGCTCCAGATATAACAGAGTTAATCCTCTCAACCGCAGCAAAAGTTCCTCGAAGGTCTCCAAATGTATTAACCAGCCCTTGCACCTGTATGAGAATTACATTAGATAGCACGTATCAAAAGGTATAAATAAGTGAGTGCAGAGAGAAAAGGGACTCACAGCAAAGGTTAAAGTGAAAGTGTATCCGATGAATGAAGCCACGGTTCCAACAGACAGTTCACCCTGCAATCAGCATATAtgaatgagagagagagagataagCTCAGGAAAATGGTTGAAGGCACACAAAATTAACACGGAGGgtggaaagaaaattggaaagatgaaaattGAAGGgttagaaaaagaaagatggaaaatataaattttcttttcataggtgtgcttggtaggaaagatggaaaaattgaaagaaaaaataattttatttccatCCATTGCTTGATTGagttgaaaaatgaaaggaaagaaaataaaactgtTGAAAAATGAATAGTTTTGAACTAAGATAAACTTCTTTTCCATTTTCCCTCCTAGCTTGGTTTTTATGCATTAGGATAGAAAATGATAATCTCTCCTATTTTCTTTCGTTACAAGCAcagtcaaaatttattttcttccacTTTTCCACTCCCTCCTTCTATCCCTTTACTTTTCCACCCAACCAAGACACCCTTAAAGAAAGGGCATCCCAAGGTCAAAATGCTCCTTCTATCCCTTTACTTTTCCACCCAACCAAGACACCCTTAAAGAAAGGGCATCCCAAGGTCAAAATGCTTACCGCCTTCACTTTGCTTCCTCCAAGGCAGTATAAGGCcagtaaagaaatataaatagcAACCCTAGTCAAAGattcatttatggatttgaaaGTCCCAAGCTTTATACCACTTCTCTGATATGCAAGAACCTGCCAAAACCCTTTAAAGTATACGTTGTGTGCACAAAAGAACATTCAACCAAGCTTATGTAGAGACAATAAAAGTTTAAGAGATACATAAAATAGCGAATGATTAATATCTTACCTGGCTACCAAACATTAACATTTGACGTTTTTCCCCACCAAAAGATCTTACCTATGACAACCAACGTTATTATTTCAATCATCAAGCTTGCATCAAAGCTTTCACCAAGAATTTTTCTTAATGTAACACAAGGATGTCAAGTGATGACATTGTCAATTTTGGAGTTCAAGGAAATCAATTTTCTATCAGTAGATATCCATATCAGTAGGTAGCTGGCCAGAGCATTTTAAGAACATACAGTTCGAATTGCAGAAAACGTTTCTGTTACACAGTCGGACATAGAAGCTTGGGCCATTCCATGAGCTTTAAATACAGGTACAGTTGATCGCTTGTATATAGCTAGAAAGAATCAACCATCACCGTCAAAAACAGATAAAAAGACATGACCAAGCATATGTATGTGATGCGTGCCCAATTGCAATCAAGATATGGACTAGGATCCCATGAAGAAAAGTAATTAATTTTCTTCTACCAAGCTCAATAGCTACCTTTTGGGGTGCAGTTCTCTAAAGGTTTGTATCAATTGGTATTAGATCCAACCACTATGTCTCTCAGTTATAATCGTGCAGCATGCCAGTACTGCAGAGTGCAGTGAACGAATATGTGCTCAACTATAAGGCATGTTCTCCGAAGGTCCAGTATGACACATTTTTCACAAAGGGGGAGGTAATTATTAACACAGGAAATTCAGGTGGTGTGAGAGGAAACAGGGTTAAGAAAATATTCATATTTGTGAAACATGACAAATGGAGAATTGTTTAGTAAAGAAAGGCTAAACTTGTAATAGACTACAACATTAAACTCTCAAAACCATTGATAACCCCACCTTCGACAGCAACAAAATGAGACAAGTATCACTTATGTGGTAAAGAATAAATTCAAACAACGAACAAACATACTGAACATAAACATGTGTAAACAGACTGTATTTACCAACCGAAACCGACACAAAAAGCATCAAAAGGCCTAGAATTGGGGCTAGTTGAGGAGACAGTGCAAACAGTATGCAGATCGTCCCAACAACCTACAACAACATTAAACAATCAACAAAAAGTGAGATAACAAATAATCCATTCTACAAAATCACACATGAATATTTCCTGGAAATGCAAAGGTAAACATAATATAAATTCTGCTAAAATTTAGAAATCCAGGAACTTTTAACTGCAATATTAGTGACGGAAGAATTACGTCCACCAGAGTCAGATAATACGAACTACTACATGCTTAATTTTAGGCAACATCTAGCCCACTTTTACTTTAGTATATAGTGGCTTGCCTCAGAAAGTGCCCTGAAACCACGATCCCTTGAAATGTTCTCACTGACAACATCTTTTAAAGATCCCAAATCAGATGTCAGCAAACCACTGAGCTCACCAACCTGTAAGAAGCAAATGTAGAAAACAGCatctaacaaaataaataaataaataaataaaacagctTTCTTAAATTTACTATTTCCAAACCTTGTATCGATCAAAAAACTCCGCCTGTGCATTaacatacaaaaaaaatcaattagaaaATATAGTACTGCTACTGTTACAATTTAAATTACGAATCCCTTGAGAAGATGATTTAAAGTAATCATAAGTTATACATACCTTTTGAATCAGAACTCTTCTAAAAATCTGAGCTCGAAGTGTTGACATAACTGTCTCCCATAAGGTATTCATATTTACCACAAATATAACTGTGAAAATCGGCTCCAATGAGTATAGAAGCCCCACTTTGCTAAGCAGCTTCCATAACGGCTCCTTTCTGGCGCCTATGAGCACTTCGAAGAATCGTCCTGTACATTTCCTCAATCTTAATTAAATAGCGTGAGCATCTCCTGTTTCTtcttaacttaaaaattaaaaaaaatccttacCAGAAAATATAGGCATTGAAAGAGTACAGGTGGTGCCGCCAACCAGAGCCAAGACCGAAATACTGATTCTGAGTTTATGTTGGACAAGAAGACTCAATAGAAGCCTCCAGCTTATCAATTTCGGTGGCTCAGCTCCAACAGTGTCAGTCTTCGAACCGTTTATCCTTGGGTCAGACTCGCTCACTATCGGAGGACCGGTAACGTAAGCGCGGGATTCTAAACTCGAGATATTCTTCAATCTTGAGGATTTTGTCGGTGGAAGGAGTGAAAATGGCGCGAAAGTACATGATTGGTGCAAACTGAGTTTGAGTTTGCTCGCGTGTCGGGTCCTAGTGGAGAAGCCCGTCGAGCTGATTTTTTGAAGGAGAGGTGAGGTTACAAAGGCGGAGGCAGTGGCCATGGACATGAATACGAAAGAAAGGGGAAGAGAGAGATAATCTGATTTTTGAGAACTTTTGTccaaattcttattttaataGTATTCGCTAGAAGTTAACGGTTTTATAACGTGTTTTTTCACGCTGAAGCAACAGCTTTGGAAGAGAGTAGAGCAACGACGCCCTAAACAGATGGTCaaagtatatttaaattttttttttaaatttaaataatattaaaaaaaatatttttttttttacactttcaaaaattatctatcatttttttttgaactttactatttaaaaaattaattaattattaacttgGTATAACTTGAGTTGATAAATAATataagtttaagggttaaaaaaataaaaaaataaataaaaattaaaataatttttttatgaaattggatgggaaaatatgttattatattaaattaaagactGAATCACTATTGACATTAAGTATTCATGAGATTTTGGTCTACAGGTTGTGCTGTGagctcaaaacaaaaatttagtaaaaagttTTTACATATTCAACCACTGATAGATTAATAGTAATATTTCTAAAGGTTTACAGTAATCTACGTCGTGCAATTAGATAATTTGGTGTGCGTGAATCCTCATTATTAGATTAAGATTTTTTAACTGTTAACAAAAATTTAACATACAACAATATTTTCAACATATAACAATATTCCTTGTTTCCCATCGTTTTCGTAATTTGAACAATTATActgtaaataaatagaattttctgcgtatattaaaaacatattaaaaataagatataaagtattgtttaaattattgttttaaaaatattttaaaatgttggCAAccgtttttgaaattttaactggtatatttaaatataattataaaaatatagaattttatatagacttctaaaatttgaaaataaagagaaaattaaatttatttttttaaaatattttaaaaattgggatttaaatattttatacaagtttaaataaattaaatagaaattagttttttttttaaaatccattaCAAAATTTGTAGTGCTATATTGAAATCTCTAACTAAAAGCAAAATTAATAATCAATTACACCATTAAATATTTTGGACTACTATTAGGAAATTTGAAATATATTAGTCAATTCAAAAATCATTattgtaaaatctaaaaatttaaaggATACAAAATTTTGTAAcgaataccaaaacatacataagAGATATTGGTATGCACAACAATATTTGTGTATATTTGTATAACTGAAAGGAAACTTGGTATTTGGTTAGTATTTTGATATTCGTGAGAAATAATTGCTATTTGCTCTATGAGATTGGTATCCataagtaatttttattatttggtcATAGGCTTTGGTACCCTTTAGAAATGATGGCATTTTATTAGAGCTTTCACAAATTTACATTGAATAACAAAATCTGTTTGAATATGTTTATTGACTTCTAAGGCACATTATTCATACTTATCTCCTTTGCTATGCTTGGGTTTCATCTTTTTTCGATTTTGTTGTGAGATATTAGtgttagaaaaattttgaaataaaaaaatttgaaataaaaagagaGTACTCTTTTAGTTTAGTAAATGGTATATTTTCACAAgtatttctcaaaaaaaaaaggtgGTGGGATTAATTTTTTGGAAGATTCGGGTGAGGGAAGAAGAATATGACTTTATCAGTTAGAAAACCAAGTCTTTGCTAGAAATTTTAGTATTTGGTTAGAGATATTGCTAACAATGTAGATATTAGTATACGTTTTGTATTAGTTAGAAATTATGGAATTATGTTAAAGATGTTGATATGGGTAACAACATTTGTGTACCTGATACGTAAGAAATTTTGCTATTTGATTTAGGGTATACGTAAGAAATTTTGCTATTTGATTTAGGGTATTTGGTACCCGTTAAAGATGATGATATTTTTTTAGAGTTTTCACAAATTTATATGGAGTAACAAAATCTATAACGAAATTAAAAAATCCCTAATACAAAACCCAAAAATCTAATACATACAGAATTTTGCAACGAATACTAAAATATGCGTGAGATGTGAGCAACTtttctcttgaaaatatttttgtaacaccccttacctgtacccgagaccaggacaaggtacgaggcattacagaaTATAAACAGGGTATTTTCAAAAAATACGGGtcataaaatttaattccatattaaaATCGATCAAACAAAATTATTTTGACCTTAtcatggacctacgaggtccaaaacatacattagaggtAACCCGGAACTAAACctagaacttaagaaaattctaagaaagtttctaggtttaagcttcacacgctcgtgtggaggcaatgcacacgcccgtgtgctttgggacacgttCGTGTCCCTTATCTGTgtggaatttttagaatttatttttcatttcaaacctacaggggtttttacacaggcaagcacacgcccgtgtccttggcccgtgtccctcacacgacctagacacgcccgtgtcatcgcccatgtccaaaaacatggacattctatttataACGTCATTattcatttaggggcacacggccaaggcacacgcccgtgcgctaggccgtgtcctccacacggttgagacacacagccgtgtctctactcgtgtgtttaccaccatgcatactgacttagaaattttcagtgcaggggacacacggccattcaacacgcccatggggaagaccgtgtgtcacacacagcctaaacacatgcccgtgtgtctacccgtgtggacctttttggaggctattttccaagccaatggtcacctTCAATCACTTATACATTCAAACATactatataacatgcaacatgacACATTGGTGCACTCAACATTCCACATcatggcactctcacatcttcataatgtcattTTATTGCACACTCATTTTCTACACCATTTAGAAGCATTCCACaacaatttcatgcattattaaacttgttaccataacttCAATTTGTGTATTCATGCACATAATCCTTTTAAGATATTTGGTCATCCCTTATACTTTAGCACCAGATTTatactttaccatacattcatcgaTCAACCACACATCACATCATTATCATgcattcaccaagcaataacatgtcttaccatcaaaacactagcacatgcatgcataggtaattagattacaacccaaatcaTCAAGTATGAGCaatatcacatggctattacaaaatgaatcatcattatcataGGCCTTCATAAATTGGTCAAATAGCacgacacatatcacaaaatgaccaagtttcctatatatgccatactcaaaataatgatttcactatacccaataggcttttgatagtgtgatcgagtacTCCGACAGCTTTCGacccctgagctagcttggcgaaacCACAAAGGATGAAAAAAGAGAGAGGAGTAaacattaaagcttagtaagtccacatgcaaacaATATGCAATAGTGGTAAACAATTAACATGCAAAAACatgataatatatacataaagattatCATTCAAACCTCTTTGTTTACTcatcatatgcacatatatatacatgctcaTCGTAAACCGATCTTTATTAAAGCATTACTCATAGGTCtagcatacatacctgtactcatcgtaagtatccataaccatacctctttcatatgtcCTTCTCGGGACTCTCATTATATTCTTTACAATACccgttgaacattcggaatactattggatacacggaaaccttgaacataagtgcctcatatacaaacatagccgaagctaccacataacatgtaacacatccctAATGAACTCAGACCTCTCAACGATCTCGGATGTTACATGAATCACATCCACCATGAACTCaaacctctcaacgagctcgaatgtttgcatccataatgaactcaaacctttcaacgagctcggatgccacacATCTCACGAATGCAGaccactcaatgagttcagactCATTAGTTCCCAGTGACATGTCATGTTacttgtatcctaaattattcctaaggttcaaacaggattttttCTCACTTGCATATAGTATCTCCATCGTACTGGCTCGTAACATCATAAATCACGACCATATTAACATTCATGCTTTCATAGCAATCAATAAGCATATAATTCATAATTATTATAAAGCATTTATCACattatattaaagcatttaaaacataccaccataccacattatttgcatatgtacttacctcggtacaaaacggTGGTAATCGAGCCTAGTCGTCGTGtattttattctttcctcgatcaagtcccgattcatgtttttcttgatctataatgctaaatttaacttatttattattcacattatttaaacggGTCCATAAAATgtacttttacaaatttacattttgacccctaaactttcacatatttacgatttagcccctaggctcgtaaaatgaaatgcatgcattttcttgattaCCCAAGCTTGGCCGAACCTTTTCTATGCACATATTAGcccatgttttcttttatttcacattatttgtaacatcccgaaatatggtctagttggaataatggtttcaagaccataaatccgaagttaaaatatttagattttgatcatTATGAGATCTAGAATATAAGATTATATGTGGtaaagtttcatgaggaaattttaagaataaagtgtccaattacaaaataaggactaaattgaataagatgcaaaacttgggttttaggtgaaatttgtgagaaattattttgaaatatgaattagaaggtcctaaagagaaattttcccaatttgtaattttttggacaaatatggacatctatggaaatttttgtaagtttagtgagtaaaggcattttggtcatttggatatcaaatgaattaaaaagcgAAAAAGAGCTAAAAATCAGCTCATCTTTCTCATGTTGCTGTCAAAAATTCAAAggtaccatagctagggtttcttcaactttcaagcttgatagtaagtcaatcctagcccagtttttaatgttctttgtatttttgacatcCTTGCAACTTGctctcttcatttctacccatatttcatgttagggtttatttttagaaaattacccatgcataAGTTAGATGTATTTTAGtggattatggaagaatatgatagtttaaggtatggagaacaacttttgttaagagattttgcatggaaaccctaaaaaagacttatttgtaaaagttatgaaaatgggTACAAAAGTGTGAAATGAAGGAAAGTATGGGCTGCTTTAAGTACAAGaggtattcggctaggcttgggtaaccgaAAAATCACTTGCATTTCTTCATacaagcctaaggactaatttgtgaataagtgaaagtttaggggtgaaaagggtaattttatcaaagcatgaatttagggtcgatttgagtaatgtatgaagttaacgagctaaatttgttatgatagatcaagaaagatgagaaCCGAGTCTTGATAAAGGTAAGAACAAAGTGTACGAGGCATAGGcactatttcaaatattttgtaccaaggtaagtacatgtacaaataaataccttaattaatgttttaaatgtttaaataacatatgggtaattaatatattatttggttacTTGGTTGctataatatgttttgatgttttattcttATGTTACAAGTGTTGCCATGTTAGCATTTGTATATGATAAGGTCATATGTTATAAGGCCAACATTCCGAGAATGTTCGACAAAGAGACGTAAGTCCgaaaatcctgtttgaacttaggaataggtaaggatacaagtgacatgtcactaggatagctaTGCAAGTATGAGCTCGTTTGATGACATGATACATGCTAGGTCCGAGAGCTTGTATAGCCCCGTTGAGAGGCATGTAATTATGTGGTACACGCTAGGTCCGGGAGCTTATGTAGCCCTGTTGAGAGGCGTGGTAATGTGATGCATGCTAGGTCCAGGTGCTCATATGTAGCCCTATTGAGAGGCGTGCTATGTCGTGATTATGGCACTTCAGTGCATttatatccgagtatcctatttgTTATTCCAAATGTTCAGCGGGTAATGTATACGAGGTTCGAACGTAAACTAAGTAAAATGCAGATGTGTACAGGGGAGCAAAGGTATGTGTTTAATCTGTGTACTTCTACGACTATGATCATCCATGGCAATAtatgtttttatgtattatgCTTATAAAGAAAATTTAGATCACATGTTTGATGAAA contains:
- the LOC107946793 gene encoding ABC transporter B family member 28 isoform X1; this translates as MSMATASAFVTSPLLQKISSTGFSTRTRHASKLKLSLHQSCTFAPFSLLPPTKSSRLKNISSLESRAYVTGPPIVSESDPRINGSKTDTVGAEPPKLISWRLLLSLLVQHKLRISISVLALVGGTTCTLSMPIFSGRFFEVLIGARKEPLWKLLSKVGLLYSLEPIFTVIFVVNMNTLWETVMSTLRAQIFRRVLIQKAEFFDRYKVGELSGLLTSDLGSLKDVVSENISRDRGFRALSEVVGTICILFALSPQLAPILGLLMLFVSVSVAIYKRSTVPVFKAHGMAQASMSDCVTETFSAIRTVRSFGGEKRQMLMFGSQVLAYQRSGIKLGTFKSINESLTRVAIYISLLALYCLGGSKVKAGELSVGTVASFIGYTFTLTFAVQGLVNTFGDLRGTFAAVERINSVISGAEIDAALAYGLEKDIQKKEDDENIQLFISNGAFGKSQQLDSHYMSALKSTSDVGRLAWSGDVALEDVHFSYPLRPDVEILNGLNLTLKCGTVTALVGSSGSGKSTIVQLLARFYEPTRGRITVSGEDVRTSDKSEWARVVSIVNQEPVLFSVSVGENIAYGLPDDIVSKNDIIKAAKAANAHEFIISLPQGYDTLVGERGGLLSGGQRQRIAIARALLKNAPILILDEATSALDAVSERLVQDALNHLMEGRTTLVIAHRLSTVQNAHQIALCSNGQIAELGSHLELLARKGQYASLVDTQRLAFE
- the LOC107946793 gene encoding ABC transporter B family member 28 isoform X2, whose product is MNTLWETVMSTLRAQIFRRVLIQKAEFFDRYKVGELSGLLTSDLGSLKDVVSENISRDRGFRALSEVVGTICILFALSPQLAPILGLLMLFVSVSVAIYKRSTVPVFKAHGMAQASMSDCVTETFSAIRTVRSFGGEKRQMLMFGSQVLAYQRSGIKLGTFKSINESLTRVAIYISLLALYCLGGSKVKAGELSVGTVASFIGYTFTLTFAVQGLVNTFGDLRGTFAAVERINSVISGAEIDAALAYGLEKDIQKKEDDENIQLFISNGAFGKSQQLDSHYMSALKSTSDVGRLAWSGDVALEDVHFSYPLRPDVEILNGLNLTLKCGTVTALVGSSGSGKSTIVQLLARFYEPTRGRITVSGEDVRTSDKSEWARVVSIVNQEPVLFSVSVGENIAYGLPDDIVSKNDIIKAAKAANAHEFIISLPQGYDTLVGERGGLLSGGQRQRIAIARALLKNAPILILDEATSALDAVSERLVQDALNHLMEGRTTLVIAHRLSTVQNAHQIALCSNGQIAELGSHLELLARKGQYASLVDTQRLAFE